The genomic region GAAAAGCGCGCCATTACTGTGCCCGCATGCGGCGAGCCCAGGGTCACCAGGCCATGGATACGTGCGTCGCGACCATGGCGGCGCCACCAGGCACGCGCGGCCAAACCGCCCATGCTGTGTGCCAGCACCAGCGGCGCCTGGCCCGTGGTGGCCTGTAGCTTGACGACAGCTTGCTCGATCTCATCCACATAGGCATCGATGGAGCCGAAGGCGGGCTCCATGCTCAGCGCCATATGCGGAACGTCCAGCGCTCGCAAGCGTTGCATCCAGCCGTTCCACAGGCCGCGGTTGCAGTTGAAGCCGTGAAGCAGCAACACGCCTCGAGCCGAAGCTGACGGCGGGAGATAGTCCGCATGGCGGTGCTCTGCAAAGGGCTGGCGCCAACTGAACGTGCGCTCCAGGGCCCAAAGCTCCAGCCACCAGGCTCGCAGCAGGTCGCCGACGCCCGGCAGATGCTGCCGGTTGATAAAGGCCAGCGAGATGAACAGCAGCAGCAAGACGATGTTGCGCAGATTGACGGCCAAGACGGCCAGCGCCAAAGCCCAGGGCCAGCCACCGAGCTGCCAGCCCAATGCCAGGCCGCCGGCCCCCAGCAGGCTGCGTATCAGCAGGCTCAATCGTTGCAGTCGCGCGTTCATGCAGCCAGTGTAGGGGCGGGCAAAATCGCAAGCGCCATGGACGATATCGCCGCCCACATCCTCAGCCAGCTCTCGACCGTCGACGTAGAAAGACGTGCGCGCGGCGCCGATCCGATGCTGGAGAACAGGGTCGAGGCCCTGAAGCTCTATCAGCAGCAGCGCTTTGCGCGCACCTATGCGGACCTGCTGGCCAGCGAACGCTATCGCCACGCCGCCCGCTTCTTCCTGGAGGAGCTTTATGGGCCCGGTGATTTCAGCCGGCGCGATGCCCAGTTCGCCCGCGTGGTACCGAGCGTGGTTCGATTGTTCCCGCGAGACGTGGTCACCACGGTGGCCCAACTGGCCGAGCTGCACGCATTGTCGGAGCGCCTGGACAGCCGCATGGGCAAGCTGCATGGTGATGCGAGCTGGGATCGCTTGTCCTACATTCGTGCCTGGCAGGCTTGCGGCATGGCAGCGGAGCGGCAACGGCAGATCGACCTGACGCTGTCGATTGGCGCGGCCCTGGAGGGTTACACCCGCAAGCCCTTGCTGCGGCACGCCCTGCGAATGATGCGCGGCCCCGCTACGGCCGCGGGGATGCTAGAGCTGCAGCAGTTCCTGGAAACCGGCTTCGACACCTTCCGCGAGATGCATGGCGCGGCCGAGTTTCTGCGAACGGTTCGCGAGCGCGAGGAAGCACTGGCGCAGGCGCTGTTTGGGCAACCACCGGCCGACAGCTGTCCCGTCGGTGACGATCCATTGGGGAAATTGCCCTAGGCGCTGGACGCCGGCCTCCCGACCATGTCGTCAGCAAGAGAACGAGACTTAGGAGACATGGTGCAGTACGCAGCGAGCAAGCCCTGGCTGAAGAGCTATCCACCCGGGGTTCCGGCCGAAATCGCCGCCGAAACCTATCGCTCGCTGGTCGAGCTGCTGGAAGAAGCCTTCCGCAAATACGCCTCGCGGGACGCGGCGGCCTGCATGGACCAGCGGCTCACATTCGGCGACATCGACCGCTTGTCCCAGGCTCTCGGCGCCTATCTGCAGGGTTGTGGCCTGGCACGGGGTGCTCGCGTGGCCATCATGATGCCCAATGTGCTGCAGTACACGATCGCCATTGCGGCCATCCTTCGTGCCGGCTATGCAGTGGTCAACGTCAACCCGCTATACACGCCGCGGGAGCTGGAGCACCAGCTGAAGGACTCGGGCGCCGAGGCCATCATCGTGCTGGAGAACTTCGCCGCCACGCTGGAAGAAGTGATTGCGGCGACCCAGGTTCGCCACGTGATCCTCGCTTCGCTAGGGGACCTACTCGGCTGGTGGCGCGGCCCGATGATCAACTTCGCCGTCCGCCACGTGAAGAAGATGGTGCCGGAGTTCCGCCTCCCCACCGGCGAAGGCCGCACGGTGCTGCGATTCAACAAGGCACTGGAGGAAGGCGAGCGCGGCACGCTGCGCAAGGTGGAAGTCGGGCCCGATGACGTGGCCTTCCTGCAGTACACAGGCGGCACGACCGGCCTGTCCAAGGGAGCGACGCTGCTGCATCGCAATGTCGTGGCCAACATCCTGCAAGCCGAAGCCTGGTTTGAGCCCATGACCAGCAAGCTGGGCGGCAAAGCCCTCACCACGGTCTGTGCGCTGCCGCTGTATCACATCTTCGCGCTGACGGCCTGCTACATGCTGGGCGCGCGGCTCGGCATGATGAACCTGCTGATTCCCAATCCGCGCGACATCCCCGGCTTCATCGCCACGCTGCGCAACTATCGGGTCAATCTGTTCCCGGCGGTCAACACGCTGTTCAATGCGCTGGCCAACGATCCGGCCTTTGCGCGACTCGACTTCAGCGAGCTGGTGATCTCCAACGGCGGCGGCATGGCCGTGCAGCAGGCCACGGCCGAGAAGTGGCTCAAGATCACTGGCTGTCCTGTGGTCGAAGGTTACGGGCTGTCCGAGACCGCGCCCGTGGCGACCATCAATCGCATGGACATCACGACCTTCAACGGCAGCATCGGCCTGCCCATGCCTTCTACCGACATCGCCATCCGCGATGACGATGGCAAGGACGTGGCGCTGGGCGAGCGGGGAGAAATCTGCATTCGCGGCCCCCAGGTGATGGCCGGCTATTGGCAGCGCCCCAACGAGACGGCCAACGTCATGACCGCCGACGGCTTCTTCAAGAGCGGCGACATCGGCGTGATGGATGAGCAGGGCTTCGTGCGCATTGTCGACCGCAAGAAGGACATGATCCTGGTGTCCGGCTTCAATGTGTATCCGACCGAGATCGAGCAGGTCGTCAGCATGCATCCCGGCGTGCTTGAGTGCGCAGCCGTCGGCATCCCGGACGCGCGCTCGGGCGAGGCGGTCAAGCTCTTCGTGATCAAGAAGGATCCGACCCTGGCCGAAGAG from Pelomonas sp. SE-A7 harbors:
- a CDS encoding alpha/beta fold hydrolase; translation: MNARLQRLSLLIRSLLGAGGLALGWQLGGWPWALALAVLAVNLRNIVLLLLFISLAFINRQHLPGVGDLLRAWWLELWALERTFSWRQPFAEHRHADYLPPSASARGVLLLHGFNCNRGLWNGWMQRLRALDVPHMALSMEPAFGSIDAYVDEIEQAVVKLQATTGQAPLVLAHSMGGLAARAWWRRHGRDARIHGLVTLGSPHAGTVMARFSPARNAMQMRRHSRWLDELVRASPAAPPTHCYFSDCDQIVCPAETATLPQARNLHLPGRGHLSLVEDPQVTAEVMALLRA
- a CDS encoding long-chain-fatty-acid--CoA ligase, whose product is MQYAASKPWLKSYPPGVPAEIAAETYRSLVELLEEAFRKYASRDAAACMDQRLTFGDIDRLSQALGAYLQGCGLARGARVAIMMPNVLQYTIAIAAILRAGYAVVNVNPLYTPRELEHQLKDSGAEAIIVLENFAATLEEVIAATQVRHVILASLGDLLGWWRGPMINFAVRHVKKMVPEFRLPTGEGRTVLRFNKALEEGERGTLRKVEVGPDDVAFLQYTGGTTGLSKGATLLHRNVVANILQAEAWFEPMTSKLGGKALTTVCALPLYHIFALTACYMLGARLGMMNLLIPNPRDIPGFIATLRNYRVNLFPAVNTLFNALANDPAFARLDFSELVISNGGGMAVQQATAEKWLKITGCPVVEGYGLSETAPVATINRMDITTFNGSIGLPMPSTDIAIRDDDGKDVALGERGEICIRGPQVMAGYWQRPNETANVMTADGFFKSGDIGVMDEQGFVRIVDRKKDMILVSGFNVYPTEIEQVVSMHPGVLECAAVGIPDARSGEAVKLFVIKKDPTLAEEDLASFCAEQLTAYKRPKYIEFRDDLPKTNVGKILRRELRSNTA